The Ovis aries strain OAR_USU_Benz2616 breed Rambouillet chromosome 2, ARS-UI_Ramb_v3.0, whole genome shotgun sequence nucleotide sequence GAAGGATCTTTtgttgaggcacatgggctctctccagttgtggtgcatgggcttagttgccctgtggcatgtggcattTCAGTTCCCCagtcaaggattgaacctgtgcccccagcattgcaaggcagattcttaatcactggaccatcagggaagtcctctcttcCTCATTCTTGACTAGACATCAAGCTTCCATCATCAGCTTCTCCTCCACCCTGGGTGGTACAGTTTTTTGATCGCTATGTAGTCAATCTTGGATTGTCAAGGTGCTATTCAAATCAGCAGAAGGGTGGTAACATATGCTAAAATATGGTTAATCATCTCAGGCTTCTGTATAATGAGGGTCTTCTACTCTGGAATATCACctttcccatatatatatataatttttatttatttaatcattggCTGTTCTGAGTCTTCATTGTTGcaagagggctttctctagttgaggggagcaggggttactctttcTTGTTGCAGAAGGCTAGGGCACTTGAATTTCtatagttgtggtgcctgggctcaatagctgtggctctTGGGTGTTagagcatggactcagtagttgtggtacacaggcacagctgccttgaggcatgtgggatcttctcaaccctgggattgaacctgtgtcctctacattggcaggcagattcttaaccactggaccacaagggaagccctatttttgtttttagttcatACACAGAGGAACATGTTCTAGGGGTCATTAACTTACTGACCTCAACCAGCAGGATTCAGGTGTCACTGACTTGACATACAGTTTTGTTATTAAGAAAGCCTGCTTTGTTTCACAATTTTCTGATTGCTTTCTTGATTAACTTAACTTACAATCATTAACTTACAATGGTCTCTCAAAGCCCCCTAaagttccccatctatttataaTTTCCTAGTGGGATTTTTAAACTAGCTATTTGACTATCTTACTCTAGACTTATCATGAGGACAAGGCCTAGTGGAGAAgagggttcagaggagcctgtctAAAGTTTGACAGAGGAAAGCCTTTAAAAGAATTGAAGTTATCAGACAGAGACAGTGCAGAAAATGCTGCCCTTAAATTCAGGTGGGAAATGGGTAATAAGGTAGAGTATGTGAACAGTAAACTATTTTTAGAGTAATGGCAGGGGTctgggagagggggcaggggagggaggcaggtgtGAGGAGGCCCTCATGGAGCTGCTCTCAAGCATTAGGAATAAGAATGTTGCTCAGTTCCACTGAGATTATCCAGGACACATAAAGCTGGTTAGCAGAGGCCAGCAATCCAGCCACCCTTTGATGCCCTGGAAGGAAGTCAGGTATGAACGGATGCTGCATGTCTCAGCTGGGGTTAGTCACCCTATCCTGTTTCCAGGACTCCATTTATGGCTGCTCTTGTGCTCagtggaggagaaggggtagGAGACTTGATTccagaagaggcaaggaaagggCCCTGGGCTTCCTCTCATAGCATCTGCAGCCCTCTCCCACCTTAAGGGTCAGCCAGCGCGATGGGTCAGAAGCAAATGACACAGGATCACGGCTCAGGAAGGGCCTTAGGAAAGTCCCTTCACAGACTGGTTGAGAACACTCAGTAGATGCAGAGCTGGAGGAGAGCTGAGCTGTGCCTATGTTCCTCTTGAAGGGGTTCTTGAGGGAGGGGTCCCTGGCTTGCttatacacacactcactcactcagagcaGTCACAGGAGGAGGGTCCCTAGGTGCGGAGAGGCGCTAGCTTGCTCTTCTCCCCAGGATTTCTCTTCCCTGGAAGGCTGTGCCCCTTTCACCATGGTAACTGAGTGGGCTATGCTCCCAGGAAGGAACATTTACCCCTTCCCCAGCACAGGGAGGGCACATAATACTTATACCAAAAATCTGGAATTTGTCGGTGGGCAGGTGGCATCATCACTAAAAGGAATGTTCCCAACTTTCCCCACTATGGTGATAAACGAAGAAAGCCAAACAGATGAAAAATACAGTCTTCACGATATTTAGTGTCGCTACATTCATCTTAGTTCTGAGTTTTAAGAAATGTCAGGGACCTGTACATGCAAGATTTATAGTGTTTGTAGTTCCTCTCAATCTTTTCCTCCCCTCCGCTTCGCCTACAAATCCCCCCTTCTTCCAAGAGGACAGTGAATCAGGGCTTTGGCACTACGCTTCAAGGAACAGCATCAATCCTCGGACAGAATTTCCCTTAGACCTGGCTCTGCCAAGCGCGCGTACACAACCAACCGAGGAGGTGGGGCTAGTAGTGAAAACTGTCCGCGCATTTTCGTCCCATTTCCCTGGGGACAGCGGGTGGCTGCAGGAAGTTCATCTGCGGGAGACCCCGCCTTCCCCATCCGCGCTTCCTTTCCCTTCTCGCTCCATCGCAAGGGCTCTGTGTTTTCCTCATtcaccttgttttttttttcctcttgtcccATCGGGAACATAAGCACCGCGAGGCAGGGCGCGAGCCGGGACTCAGGGCTAGAGGAGCTCGGTCGGCGTCCAACGGCACGGTGGTGGGATCCTGTCCTGACATGTTTGATGTTTTGCTCATCACAAACTTTTTCTGCATTAACATCAGAATACTATTTAAATTGAccattgaactttttttttttttggcgctaaatcttttaaaatgagccCCGCGTGAATGCCTCAACCATCCCGGGCAGGAAGTAGAAACTGTTTTGCTCGCTACTGAATCCCAGTGCCGGGCACAGTAATACTCTGGTTCTCCGAATAAAACATTCTTTAAGAACCGCCCCTAATTTCTTGCAGGGACCCTCTCTGCCAGGGCGCAGTACTTCGAGGCAAACCTCGAGAAAGAACAGGGCCCAGGTCTCCCCAGCGCTGGATCCCTGCCCCCTACAGATCGAATCGCTCTTACCTTTCCTCGCAGGTGGGACccctggggcaggtggggagggacTGAGCGCCGAGTGGGGCGAGCGCCCCGGGGACTTAGGGCGAGGGCGCGGCGGGCGGGGCCCAGGGGAGGGTGCGGAGGGGGAGGGCATGAAAGGGTGGCGGAGAAGAGTGCGTCGGCCAGGAGCGCGGAGGCGGCGAGCAGCGCAGGACAGAGAGCTCCGCAGGTAGGTGGGACGTGCAGAGGGTCGCGGAGGAAGGCGTGGGGCGGGGCGCCGAGGcaggagggggcggggcagaggcagaagggggcggggcaggggcggggcggtTCGGTTCTCTGGGGGCCGGTGCTGCGGTTGTTGGTGTTACGGCCGCTACACCTGGGGTCGCGGGTGTTTGTGAGTGTTCCCCCTCACCCCAGCGCGGACGTCCGTGCTCCCGCCAGAGGCCGAGGCTCAGGCTGGTGCCGAGGTCCGGGCGCCCGGCGGTGCGAAGGGAGCCAGACATCGCTGCCCGCCCGCAGGTGACCGTTCCCCCGCAGGGATCAGCCACCTGAGTTCATTCACCCAGGTCCGCTCCTCCGCTACTATCCGTGCCCCGCGCTCACCGCCCCGCCTCTCCCCTCAGGTGTCCTTCTGCCGCAGGTGTCCCCCCTCGCAGGTGTCCCCGCGCCCGGCCATGGTGGACGTGCTGGGCGGGCGGCGCCTGGTGACCTGCGACGGCGCGTGGGTGGAGGCCGAGGCGGCGCTGCAGAACAAGGTGGTGGCGCTATACTTCGCCGCGGGCCGGTGCGCGCCCAGCCGCGACTTCACGCCGCTGCTCTGCGACTTCTACGAGGAGCTCGTGGACGAGGCGCGGCCGCCCGCGCCCTTCGAGGTGGTCTTCGTGTCCGCCGACGGCAGCGCTCAGGAAATGCTGGAATTCATGCAGGAACTGCACGGTGCCTGGCTGGCGCTGCCCTTCCACGACCCCTACCGGCAGTGAGTGGAGACCGTGTGTGTGGGAGGTGCTGGGAACTCCCAcaccaacccccaccccaatccCTCATCCCCGGGCTTCTCCCAGCTCTCAGGGCCTCTTTGATagcctccatccccaccccttcGTGTTTGAGCCTCTTTGCTTTGGCTTCCCAGGGAGGCTCTAGCGTTGGCTGACGGGGAACTCGGTGGGCGCGGACCTTGGTCCACCCTAGTCTTTGGCTCAGTGGATCTGAGGCTCTGGGAATCTGAATGTATAAGTTCTGGTGATGATTTTTCTGCGGCAGGGAGCCCATTCGAGAAATCACAGCTCTGAGATGCTGCACCCTACTGtgcagggagggcttcccaggggcctcagctgtacagaatctgcctgccaatgcaggagacacagtcgCCGCAGGtgccatctctgggttgggaagatcccctggaggaggaaatggccacccactccagtattcttgcctggagaatcccatggacagaggagcccggcgggctacaggccGTATGGTcctcaaagattcggacacagcATTGAGCACACCCGCACTGCACAGGGAAGATACTGACCCTTATCTGGAGAGTAGGAGAGGGAGATCCAGAATGGATGCTCAGGTCAGAACTGGAGACTATGGGTGGACTACCCTGGCCCAGTAGCCTGGGCCTACCAGGTGCTGGGGAGAAGGGTCAGGACTCAAGTCCTGGAGGAACCTACTGCAAGCCAGATTGCAGTTTCAGTTTTATTGGCAGTGACCGAAATTTCATAAAGGTGTCTCCTGCCCCTATGCCTGTAAGAAGCAGCAGCTTCCTGGGCTCTTGAGACAGATGTCAGAGGTGACAAAAATCCATGCTCTCTGAAGGGATCTTGCCCCACCCTTGCTTTTAGAAAAATATGTGACATGGATTTCAGAATTTGTGAACAAACTAGAAATTGACCCTAgcgctctatttttttttaatttaaatttaatttctttttgccaTTCTGTGtaccatgtggaatcttagtttcccaaccatgGATtgagcccacagcccctgcactAGAAGCTCAAAaacttaaccactgtaccactagggaagtcccaaccctGGTGTTCTGTTGGCTGTGGGCATGGGATCtatggaggggaggagggagaaggtggggggTGGTGTGTTAGGGAAGAGAGAGGACATGGGAGGACTTTGTGGAGGATTGGAAGAGGGAAGTGGGGCACAGGCACCGATTGTCTGGCATGTTGGGGTCACCTGTGGTGTAAGAGTCCAGACTGAGGTTAATTGTTCTTCACCAAGTGCATTACCCCACTTTCCCCTTAACAGATATGGAGGtgaatttctggatttttttttttttaaataacaccaCGTGGTACATTTTTCTGGGAATTAGTATTCAATTGCGGCATTCCCCCAAATTAATTATTCTGAAACGGTTTTCCTTCTGGACACTTAAAAATGAAAGCTAACTTTGGAAAGTTCCCTGGAGGAGTAATTTTTCCCCAGCACATGCTTTTGCTGATGCTAAGCAAGAGGTGAGATCCAGGCCCTTCAAGGCAGGTTCCCTGCTCCCCAAGACCTCACTCAAGGCGTGACTAGGAAAAGTCTTCCATGAGACATCCAAATGACCATGATTTACTTGGTTGAAACTTCCTATAGCTTCACATCTAGTGGTGGTTGTAAAAGGAGTTTTGATTTGCTTAGCATCCAAGTTACACACCGCTTTTGAAAGAATACACTAATTTTTGAAAGTGACAGCGTTAGTAATCAAGCAAAGGGCTCAGGGCCTCGGCAGAGTCCAGTTGTGGGATCTACTTGTGGGGTGACTGTAGGCAAGGTATTCAGTTGCTGAGTATAATGACAGGGCACGTGATGGATGAGAACTGCACTGATGCACCAGTTCAGAGCTATGCCAGCTGGTTCTGTAGCAGTACTTTCCGTgttgcccatttcacagatgtgctATTGAAGTGGAGAGATGGGAGCCCCGGCTCTGGAGCCAGTTGTTTCTGCTCCAGCTTCCTCTCCCAGGGGACACTGAGCCTCAGCACAGccttgctgggggtggggataagggtggggttgggggttgcTTACAGCGTACTCTCTGCTTCCTGGATTAACTGGTCAAGGCGCATTTGGTCCACTGCAGGTACTGAGCTGTTTAGGGCCCGGCCTGGGGCTGCACTAGGCCCTGGCCATCTCCGGCTGCCAGCCTCACCTAGGAGGAATCCGATCGGTCGGGGGGGTTGGGCAGCAGTTTGGGAAGTTAGTTCCTGGGGCCTACCCTTCCCAGATTAAACTTTGTTAATCCTGTCATTGCaatttataaattaggaaatGTGGTATTCTGTGGGAAATTCTTGGAGCTAAGCCCTAAATTTTGCTTATCCCAGCCTGCATTTTGAAATCAGATTGTGAGCATAAATGAAAGTAACAGCCACCAAGGAGAACTAAAGAATGTAGAAAGCCTCCAGGAGGCCTTTTTCGAAGTTCTCAATATGTGCAGAGCATGGCATTCTTCTTGGTGCTGTGAGAAGGTGAGGGACCCGGGCTgtctttttccagtggtccaCACGCGTCATCTGCTGTCCTCTATGAGCCTCAGGCAGGTCATCAGAAAACCAGAGGACAGCAGGTCCTGCCTTGATGCCTGTGTGTGCAGCTGGGCGAGAGCAACATTGAAGACAGAGTCTGTCctgccttccctccctttctttatGAGCCCAAGAGCCAagtaaggaataaagaaaaatccCTGATTGCCAGCAGGAATTTCTGTTGCATGCTGCCAGGCATGCGAGACCCACTCAGTCCGTGTCTCAAACATCCCCCTCCAGTATTTGAccctcattcattttattttttgttgtctcgtttgcatctgtgttctggtCAGACTTGACAGCGAATATGCCAGAATACTCCATACACTTTCCCACCTCCAGAGGTCTTACACATGCGGCATCCTCCAGCCCTGGAGCCTCTCACTTCTCTTCCTAGTAGCTCGGGACACCGGGTGCGTGTCCGGCCCCTGAGGCCTCTGCCCTCCGTAGCTTGAGCCAGCGTCACTCCTGTTGTCAGAGTGTGTGTCTGGTGGGGGCGGTGGTCTCTGTAGTCCCAGAGGTTGAACTAGACATTGTTCAGGGCTTGGCACCTGCAGGGCACTTGTTTGATGGATACTTGAAGCAA carries:
- the NXNL2 gene encoding nucleoredoxin-like protein 2 yields the protein MVDVLGGRRLVTCDGAWVEAEAALQNKVVALYFAAGRCAPSRDFTPLLCDFYEELVDEARPPAPFEVVFVSADGSAQEMLEFMQELHGAWLALPFHDPYRHELRTRYHITAIPRLVILKPSGEVITDKGRKQIRERGLACFQNWVEAADIFQNFSG